In Schistocerca nitens isolate TAMUIC-IGC-003100 chromosome 10, iqSchNite1.1, whole genome shotgun sequence, a single window of DNA contains:
- the LOC126209968 gene encoding speckle-type POZ protein-like: MFVAAFPAPGSGVITSDIAELAAGTPSILRHALGTRFENFSTFSAWTVRGLTTLPAGTTSVESIPFTHQNGSEWCMVLTKNSDGLWLSFKLQKCETDRSLRAMLKAYEIIPFGVKREVYTSIWCSLSKGGKSEWKLIRNFNTAKNEDEIILQCEICIQCIIQDKLPVADAVEPHIGVMKGLGKMFDEEVLTDFDLHAGDTVLKAHRAVLSVRSPYFAAMLQPHTKEAKEGRVELSDVKPEVLKQVLLYLYTGVAPALKDMPWDLLIAADMYQLHQLKGQCENHIASCLSVDNAAETAANAKKFSCGVLLDHAVLYITHNLRKVMRTPGWDDILTTNPDVVKYISKMME; this comes from the coding sequence ATGTTTGTTGCAGCATTTCCTGCACCCGGATCAGGGGTCATTACAAGTGATATTGCAGAACTAGCAGCAGGGACACCAAGCATCCTGAGGCACGCATTAGGCACAAGGTTTGAGAACTTCTCGACTTTCAGTGCCTGGACTGTGAGGGGACTGACAACTTTGCCTGCAGGAACAACCAGTGTTGAGTCCATCCCATTCACCCACCAGAATGGCAGCGAGTGGTGCATGGTCCTTACTAAGAATTCAGATGGGCTTTGGCTAAGTTTTAAGCTGCAAAAGTGTGAAACTGACAGGTCTTTAAGAGCAATGCTAAAAGCTTATGAGATTATTCCTTTTGGTGTAAAACGAGAAGTATACACAAGCATTTGGTGTTCTCTGTCAAAAGGAGGAAAATCTGAATGGAAGCTCATCAGAAATTTTAATACAGCAAAAAATGAAGACGAGATAATATTGCAGTGTGAAATCTGCATCCAGTGCATTATTCAGGACAAACTGCCTGTAGCAGATGCAGTGGAGCCACACATTGGTGTAATGAAAGGCTTAGGCAAGATGTTCGATGAGGAAGTACTGACAGACTTCGATCTACATGCAGGCGACACTGTCCTGAAGGCACACAGGGCCGTCCTGTCGGTACGGAGTCCTTACTTTGCTGCCATGCTGCAGCCACACACGAAGGAAGCAAAGGAAGGTCGCGTGGAGTTGTCTGATGTGAAGCCGGAAGTACTGAAGCAGGTTTTGCTTTACTTGTACACAGGTGTGGCACCAGCTCTCAAGGACATGCCGTGGGACTTACTGATTGCTGCTGACATGTACCAACTTCATCAGCTGAAGGGCCAATGTGAGAATCACATAGCCAGCTGTTTGTCTGTGGACAATGCTGCAGAAACTGCTGCCAATGCCAAAAAATTCTCTTGTGGTGTACTGCTAGACCATGCAGTCCTTTACATCACACATAACCTCCGCAAGGTGATGCGCACCCCTGGATGGGACGATATTCTAACTACAAATCCAGACGTTGTAAAGTATATTAGCAAGATGATGGAATGA